ttgattgcaccatggcatctATTTTGTCCCGCAAGCTCGATGCCTCGTGTTCCCTCTTGATCTTCACCTTTGTCTTCTTGTCACCATCGGGCTTGTTCAAATTTCTTGGGCcaccatcatcttcatcttcatccaaGTTTGCAAGTGAACCTCTCTTCGGTGGGGATTCTTTGTCAatcaacttccacttctcgcaCTCTTTGAGCATATCCCAACAATGCTCAAGTTAATTTTTTTGCCTTCGAAAGCTTCCATGTCTTTGTATCTTCGTTGGGAAATTTTGTCCTACACATTTAAAACAAGGTCAAATGATGCAATCACTTCATatgatgcaaaatgaaatgcacaactTGGAACGTGAAAACTAACTCATATAGTCGGATTTCACGGTTCCACTTTGAGGTGCATTGCGCACTTATTCCAAGCAAGCTACCCAATGGCTACGAATCGGCTTGATCACGTCCCAACGACCTTGAAGTGACCGAAAGGTCCGTGGTGTCCTATTGGGATACCTGGCCATCATGCAGAAGTATTGATCTTCGATTCTTTGCCAATATCTCTTCGAGGTTTGAGACGTACCCGTGCAAGCATCAAGGAACACCGCACTCCAAGCCTTGATCAAGATTTGATCTTCCAGGAGCGTGTAGTTCTTCGATCTCACGACTTTTCTTGCTTGCGCTTGCTCAAAAGCCCCTTCATCTACCTCCTCAACTTCTTCCTCACCACCGTGATCATCCACACCACCCTCCATTTCAGTGTAATCAAAAGCAGCGAACGGGGCTTGATCGATGCCGACGGCGttggtgtccaacaagttcacgaactcgACAGTGAcattgttcgaaccaccgctaCATTGAGTGCCATTAAGTCAGGAAAACCACAATGGCGAAAAGCGAAGCAAGACAAAAGATCAAAGATGCATACCTttcggacatttcatcgaacacctcgccTACGGTGGAAGCAGCTCCGTTGAACGTCATCGTCGGGGAACATGTTGCCGGGGCGGGGGGAGTGGACGAAGGCGGTGGCCGTTTCGTTGGAACCTTCTTCTGCTTCATGCCTGGAACCTTACTCACCTTCTCCGCCGGCGGCCGGGCAGATCACGCAACCGGATTGTCGCCCTGAACGACGacgttgccctgccgcttgcgggcAGGCGCGTTGGGGCCttgggcgacggcgggggcgacatggccggcgacgaGNNNNNNNNNNNNNNNNNNNNNNNNNNNNNNNNNNNNNNNNNNNNNNNNNNNNNNNNNNNNNNNNNNNNNNNNNNNNNNNNNNNNNNNNNNNNNNNNNNNNNNNNNNNNNNNNNNNNNNNNNNNNNNNNNNNNNNNNNNNNNNNNNNNNNNNNNNNNNNNNNNNNNNNNNNNNNNNNNNNNNNNNNNNNNNNNNNNNNNNNNNNNNNNNNNNNNNNNNNNNNNNNNNNNNNNNNNNNNNNNNNNNNNNNNNNNNNNNNNNNNNNNNNNNNNNNNNNNNNNNNNNNNNNNNNNNNNNNNNNNNNNNNNNNNNNNNNNNNNNNNNNNNNNNNNNNNNNNNNNNNNNNNNNNNNNNNNNNNNNNNNNNNNNNNNNNNNNNNNNNNNNNNNNNNNNNNNNNNNNNNNNNNNNNNNNNNNNNNNNNNNNNNNNNNNNNNNNNNNNNNNNNNNNNNNNNNNNNNNNNNNNNNNNNNNNNNNNNNNNNNNNNNNNNNNNNNNNNNNNNNNNNNNNNNNNNNNNNNNNNNNNNNNNNNNNNNNNNNNNNNNNNNNNNNNNNNNNNNNNNNNNTGCGCGTGCGCGACCTCCACGGTGACGGGGGACGGCTAGAAGGATTCCATGGCGGTGAGGAATGGTGGGGAAGACGGGCCGGAGCGCGCAGTGGTGGGACAATGGTGGTCGAGGAGGGGGGAAGCGGGAACGGCTACACGGAAAGTTCTCTCCCGCCAAATCTCGCTGCGATAGGGGGCGAGCTTGGGTCGGCCTCCCACCCCGTGAATCTAGAGGCTGAGGTCTAACTTTTGCCGCACCTCGCAAAATATTTTACGGGTAGGTCGCGTTTGAGGGGTCTGCTCGGGCAGAATTTTCCATGCCAACCagtattttggcggttattttgtggGTCGCGGCTATATacagggtctgctagagatgctctaagagggCAGCTAGCCCACTCACATTCGTGGCTAGGCATGCAAGGAGGGCAGCTAACCAACTCACATTTGAGCCTTGACTAGCGCGTGGTTCCTAGAGatttcttctataaaaatatgccTAAAAAAACTAGTTCTCCACGCTTTTTTAAAATATTAATAATAAAGCAAAGGGGCTACAGAGGAAATGGTCCAGATAGCCCGAGCATGGTGGTCAAACCCATCACGGAGGGATGGTACAAACGTGGTGAGCGGGCAGACGTGCGTAACAGGCGGTTTTGCAAAGGTCACTTGGTTGGGTCGCGCTGACGTCCCCCTATATATTGGTATTCACGTCCTATATATCAATTGTTCATCCGTAAGCTGTAAAATTACCCTTTGGTTAGTTTTTTAGTATAACTCAAATTCAAGGCTGTATTTAGGCCCTGTTGGAGAACCTCCACTTCACAACTCCACTCCCGGAATTGGTGGAGTTGCAGTTAAAAACTGAGGAGCAACTATTTCCTGACTCCACAGCTTCTGAAATTTCGTGAAGCTGGTGGAATTCCAAACAGGTCTTTAGTTTCTTGATCGAACAGAGACACAAGTATAAAAAACAGGGTTGTTGTTGACACATGCGATCGCAGACGGTACACGATACATCAAACCAAACACTCTGATACTAAATCGATGGTCCTTGATTATCACATGCACACGGCACACCACACACTAAAGAACTAATCAATTATTTTAGCCTACACTAAGATTTGCTCAAATTAAGCAGGCTAGGACCAATGTTGCAGCTTGTGCCATGGCGCGAGCGAGAGGCGCCACGAATGGCCCTCCCATGGCGGATGAGTGCTCCTTGGAGGCCGGCCCTGGCTCCGGAGACGGCGGCGCTTGTGAAGATGATGGTTCCGTCGGGGCCTCTAACGGCGACGATGCTGATGCCGGCGGCCGCTGCTCGGCGTCGAGGACTTTAATTATGAGCTTCTGGCCATCGTTGCAGTGTGCGAGGTTGGAGCTGGCGAAGTAGGTGAAGCCTGGCGCGTCGAGGGGGAAGAGCGTTTTGCCATCCCTCGGCCCGGGGCCGGTGCCGATGCCCACCGTCTCGTTGCAGTGGTAGTATCCAACCTTGCTCACCTTGATCACCGAGTCGTTCTTGTACACGAactctgcatgcatgcatgcatgtccatTTGCATTCACCGCAGAAAGATTAGGTCGATTTGGTCTACATCTGGCAAATCAATGGAGGACAAGACCTCGCGTGCGTGTGATCAATTAGTACGTACCGACGGAGTCCCCGACGAAGAAGGTTATGCTGGACGCCCACTTGACGTAAAACATCTCCTTGTCCACCTTCGGGGGCACGCACCACCCTTCAGGACCGCCGACCTTGTACTGCTTCCCCTTCGGCGCCGCGGACGCCGTCGGGCAGAGGACGACGAGCACGACGACGAGCGCCGTGAGACGGATCGCcagagacgccgccgccgccatgtcgatcgTATCAAAACCGAGCCACGGGCGCCCTCAGCAGGTtcaccgcccgccgcccgccgcccaccgATGATCTCCGAAGAAGAGGAAATGG
The Triticum dicoccoides isolate Atlit2015 ecotype Zavitan chromosome 3A, WEW_v2.0, whole genome shotgun sequence genome window above contains:
- the LOC119273144 gene encoding uclacyanin-3-like; translated protein: MAAAASLAIRLTALVVVLVVLCPTASAAPKGKQYKVGGPEGWCVPPKVDKEMFYVKWASSITFFVGDSVEFVYKNDSVIKVSKVGYYHCNETVGIGTGPGPRDGKTLFPLDAPGFTYFASSNLAHCNDGQKLIIKVLDAEQRPPASASSPLEAPTEPSSSQAPPSPEPGPASKEHSSAMGGPFVAPLARAMAQAATLVLACLI